The genomic stretch ACAAAAAATTAAATTCTAAATATTCGTGCAAGCATAGTGGAAGTCTGGAAGAGATGAGTCAAGGACAAGGGCTCACACTTCATAAACTCTAGAGCTATCCATTTTGTCACACTTAACTTGATATGATATTGCATATTACAAATATTGGTGAAGTTATTTTCTAGATTTATATGCTCTAAAGCACTCTTTCTATATATTTAACGATACCATAGAATATGGTACTTACAAAAGAACTAGGGGACATGCGTAAACTAATTTCTTGAACAATTTGATACTTTATTTCCGAAATGGTATATATTAGTTAAGAAAAACTTAATTATTACAATCATGCGAGGCTACCTCCAACATGTAGACCAAAGTATCCGCCCCACCCAACTATGAGTAGCATCATTCCCTTCAGAGTTAACCTTTTCAAATTATGTGCCCTAGCACTTACATGATTATCATTTTAATATATGTAATCACTCCACGACAAAAGAGATCGTCCAAAGAATGCGAGTTTAAACAAAATTCAGTTTCATCCTATCACTATAAAATATTTGTTTATGAGGAAACATTGTAACTATTTGAAAAATAATTACATAACATTCATGATGGTCTTCTTTACATTGTTAATTATGCTAGTTATCAAAGGATATATGAAAAAATGTGGTAATGAAGAGATAAGTTATGATGAAGTAAAAAAATGTGGTATATGAAAAATATACTCGCACTAGACCAACTCATCACCAAAGCTCCGATATGGTTACTTCAGGAAGTGGAGAAGAGGTTGCGTGATTTCTTCTAGGCGGTGAAAGACGGAGTTTTACTGGAGGTCAATGTCTGGTTGCCTAGAACCAACTATGCAAACAATATGAGTATGGCGGGTTTGGGATAAAAAAAATCCGAGGTTGCAAGGGATGGCACTTAGTGTTAGAAGGCAGTGGCTCCAACAGACAGATCATAACATACCCTCGTAGGGTCTACCGGTGCTCAAGGACATGGTAGGCAGAGAAATATTTGACAGTTTGGTTAGAAACTTAAAATCAAAGTGGGGGATGGCAAGAGTGTCCTCTTCTGGCGAGACAGATAGATCAATGGTTGCTCGGGTGATGAATTTGGCCCTGGTCTCATACTGACCATCGGCAAATGCACAATCAATGTGAGAAGTGATAGATGTTATAGTGGACAAGTGAGCGGGCAAGATTCAAAAAGGGCGACAGAAACTGTTTTGATTGTATGGTCTGCACGGTGGGCAATGCAATTTTAGAAGAATATGAATGCATTGTGCTTCTGCAACACTCATCACCAGCATTCGGTGTCCAACCTGACGAAGTTCATCTTGGAAGAGTTTAGCTTTTTAAGGAGGGAGCTAGGAATAGGAGTAGGAGCTCAAAAACACACCGTGAGAGAGTAGCTTTTCGGTTTTTCTCTAAAGACTTGGCCCTAATGTTTACATTTCTAGTCATGCTTTGTAAATTATTTCTGCCTTCTATGTCATTAAGGTACGTGTTCAAGTACTCTCTAAAAGAACAATTCATGAAACTTTTTTCCCATTTTCATCGCCGTTTAATAATTTGGGTTATTGGGGTTCCATTAAGAAGCTGAATCCAAATATTTTTCTATGTTTTTCTCATAATTTCACGATCTAACAAATTCTGACACACGAAATTGAGAAAATTTTATAATACATATgtggtaaaatgataacaaattTTTACTTCCACCATCCAAAAATATAAGGCTCCTATAAGTTTATTTAAAAATCAAACCTTGATCAAATATTTACGGAAAAATATCAACAGCCACAGTATTAAATAGACATATTAAGAATATGTATTTTATGGTGAATATGTTGATATTGATTTAGCATTCTATATGTTCATATATTTTTTATAAAGTTGGACAAACTTAAAagatgttgacttttgactaaacttATATGCAAATATTTTCGGAAGGAGGGAGTATCATATGTTAAATATTATTGAAATATAATGCACTAGAcaaaatattacaacatattacatacTAAAAAAATATACCAACTTATGTGTATATATACAAGTACATCACACGGGGTATATAGCGGGAGACAGGGACTCCAATTTTGGACAGCGTGAATCAAAATTTCTCTTCGATGGTGAATTCCCCCGCGAATTTGCAAGGAACGGAGCCGCCCATTGCTATCCCTAGAAGAGATGCATGTTGCCCACAGACAAGAAACGAAGAGATGTACCATGTATGTTAGCATCCACTACAAAGGCATCCGATAAATGCATGTGACGCCGTAAAGCATGTTACTATTTGAGGTCTTTGTCAGAAATCAGAACCGCCAGCTCGTTACTCACTCTAAAACGGAAGAAGAAAAACCCGGATAAAAAAGAAATATATTGCAACAGAATCAATCAAGTTAATTCCTCTGCTACTTTGCGAAGTTCGACCGGTGCTACAACCTGAGCCACTCCAGCCCATCGATGAAGCTGAGCGATATGAATGGCTTGGcctcctcgtcggtgagctccctggACCAGTCCACCCTGCCGGCGTAGTTGGCCCCCGGCCCCGTGCACTTGTACTGCCCGTAGAACACCGTCCTGCATAAATCCCAACCAAAACACCACCAGAGCGTCAGGACTCGTCGACTAAAACCCTACCGGTATCGGAGAAGAAAGCTTTCCACGGACGGACGTACATCTCGCGAGTCGGGTCGCCCCAGTTGTACCAGCCGCGGGGGATGATGATGTTGTCCATGTAGGTGTAGGCGAAGACGAcgcgggagaaggtgccccatgcGCGGCCGAGGTAGAGCGCGCCGGAGCCCGTCACCCGGCAATTGAGGAAGGAGAAGCCCGTGTCGTCGAGCAGGCTCTTCCGGTTCTGCGCCGTCAGCGCGCCGTACTGCGGCGCCACCGCGTGCACGTGGCACCCCTGCACCCAAAATACCACCATGACATGCCATTGTAAGTTTCGAGGATCACACACGCATGCAGAAGGTTGCAAAACTTAAATGCAGGTTGGTACTACAGTGCCCCACATCCAGTTGTGGTTGCTGAAATTAAGTGGCGTTTGGTGTGTGCGAAAAATGCAGTGTAAGCTGGTGATAAGATTTCGATTGGAGTACCATAAATCAGAGGGTATGTAGGGTTTTGGGCAAATTCTGTTTTCTAACCCCTAGTTCGTCATTTATGAGAGCAATTACCCCATTCAACAGGATTATCTTCCAATTAATCCAATTATTGAGCTAGTTTTTTTTTAAGAATAAGTGTTAAATGAGGGTAACCAGGGACATATGATTTCTGCTACTTGAGTGGTGTAACCATGAGCTAGATTTACATCTTTGATGTTGCATGTTGCGATTTGCTacaagcacacacatgattttTTCTACTTGAGTATGTTAAAAGCCTAGGATTTTTTTGCTACATATTGCAAACCCTGCACTTTTCGTTAAGTTTCAGTAAAACCAAATTGAGATTTGTTGCATTTGTTGTTGATTTTTGTTACATGGCTGTGTACAAAGTGCTAAAGTATTTTTGTTTGTTACACATCATAAGTTTTTATAGATCCGGAAATATTTTTCTGCAAACGGATGTTACATGCATAGAAAAAAGTGCGGCATGTGAAACATTTTCGCAACATTTCCGGCGCGTAGGATTTGCTCACCTAAGCAAGGGATTAATCTGAAGGCGGATTGCAGTTTATTGCCGGCAGATGGCTAACGCTTGCCTTAGTAACCGGAATTTTATGGACATGTATACTTATTTGGCATTAAGTTACACAGTGGACCGATCCCTAAGTTACAGACAGGTCACGAGTGGGAGTTTCCCTCATATTGTTCTCGAAACTTATCATTTTTGTCTAAGCTACATACTTTCGACTTTAGTTATGAAAAATGGCACACGTATATAGGTGCATCCTCTACATGAGAAAAAAATTGTTTGAAAATTTTGGAGCTCAATACGAATTTTGGAGCTGACAAGTTATAGAGTTCACGAgtacctaggtttcaccaagtatTTTCGACCTTAGGAGTATCAGTCAACCTAGATAATTTCCCACAACATTTTCCTTTAAAACAAAGCGGATTGAACAGTGTCTTTTTTTTATGACTAGTTTTAACCTGAAATGGGCATTTTGCTAATTCAGCCGATAGACACCAACTCACACGCGCAGGGCGCCAGCTCCTCCGTCACGGGCCGGAGCAGCCGGCACCTAGGGCCATGTCCTACAAGGACCAGAGAACCTGCTAGCTGCAGAAAAACCCATTCCGCAACAACCCAGCCGGCAACGACAAAGGGATCGACACAGGCTCACAGCAATTAAGAGCCAAAATCTCCGATTACTTAATGTCAATCGACATTCCCCTCAATCTTGTCTTGTACCTGCAAGCTGATGTACGGTGCATTATGCACGTACTGAAGATTAGATACGATGGAGCGACCGTGACCAGCTAGCACCGGTGTGTCGTTGGCGGTGGCTGCCACACAGATGAGATCGTATTCTGCCTCGAAACGGCTTGCTGCTGGGACAGGATCTATCACGGGCTCACGGCCACTGTGCTAGGGTTCCCTTGCAGGAATGTGCTGTACCCATGGGCTTTTAACAGTGTCTGATTGAACACCCCATGAGTGACCCGTGCACGACGAGCGTACGTGACTACGTGGGACAGTACTACGTTGGACGCTCTGTCAGAGAGTTGTGCCCAATTGCTACTGACATGTTCGCCCTCTTTGATTCTATTCTACCCCGGACACGCACTGACACACATCAGGTCGAGCAAAGATACTCTGTTGACTACGATTGTAAAGCGGGTGCTAATAATCGAGTCTTAGCACATCTCGCGTTGAACCACTTCGTTGGCGAGCACCAGCTACCGGACAAGAACAAGGCCGAGCGGTCAATGCCCGGCCACACGGTGAAGAAGGTAATAGGCGATGTCCACCAAGTAGCGTTTATTCGGGAGGCCACGGAGACCGGCATCGTCAACCTCAACTCCAACGATGATGCACACGAGCTTCCGCCGGCACGGGCACCTGACTATGCAATGAACACTCCGATGACGAGCCTTTGGATCCTACTAGTTATTTACATTTCTAGTGAATGATGCAATTCTTCGGTGAACTCTTCAATGGTTTTCCCATGAATTATGCAATTATTGTTCAAGATTTTAATTATGTGCAAAAGAACTCTTGATTCTGGTTGGGCCGCCGGCCTACGCTCGATACAAACGGACAAATTTGGCTGAAATGCTGGTGTCTGCGGACTGATCTAAACGAATCAAAACAGATACTTTGCCATACTGAAATAGACTGAACCACTGGAACCAAATGTCCTCCGTAAGCATTGTGTAAAACTTGTGCTCTGTTAATTTGCCAGGGAGAGACGCACCTCGTAGAGGGATAGGGCGTTGCCGAAGATGAAGTCGACGGAGCCCTCGATGTAGCAGTCGCGGTAGTAGTGGCGGCCCAGGTGGTCGTACAGCGTGTCCTGGCCGCCCACGAAGTTGCACCCCACGAACGCCGCGTTGTCCGCCGAGATCCGCATCGCCACCCCCTGCTTCCCCAGCGCCCCCGGCCGCGGCACCGGCGCAGTGTTCTGCGCGTGCAGCCCGATCGACCAGCAATGTCAGGGCCGGCCATGGAGGAGAATAACGTGTTGCGAAGCGCACGAAGATCGAAGGAGAAGAATTGTTACCTTGAAGGTGATGTTCTTGGCGACGAAGTACTGGGAGTTGACGGCGAAGGTGGCGGAGGCGAAGGTGCCCAACGGGCGGGCCCAGGGCCCGACCATGCCCGCCGTGTCGCCCCACTGCACCACCGTCTTGTCGGCGCCGGCGCCCTCCACCGTCACGAACGCTCGCAGCGGCGAGATGTTCACCTTCTCACTGCACGCATTATCGTTCTCATTGTCACACTCCGGCAAGGCAATGGCATTGTTAAACTGAACAGGATATGGTCGCACGTACGTACGTGTAAGTGCCGGCATTGACCCTGATGACGACGCGGCCGAGGTTGATGACCGGGAGCGAGTCGACGGCGGCCTGGATGCTCGTGAAGTCGCCCGCGCCGGGGGTCCTGTCAACGACCACCGTGCGCGTCGTCGGGAGCGGCGCGCGGTTCAGCGCGCGCTGGAACACGCTGTGCTCCAGCCCGCCCATGAACTGCACCCACCTCGTGAAACCCCGCTCGATCGACGTCGCGTTCGCCGGGTAAGGCTTCGCCGCCttagccgccgccgccttccccggcCGCAGGCCCTTGGTGTGCCTGTGCGccgcgcgcccgtgcccgtgccggcCGGCGTGCACGTTGCCCGacgccaccagcagcagcaccgccaCGGCGACGCAGGCCAACAACCGCGCGTGGGACGCCATCGCCGTGACAATGCGTTGGACAGGAATGGCGCCGTGCTGTGTCAGTGGCTGCCGCGGTGGTCACGCACCTCGCCGGTGGCTGCTAGGTGCTAGGCTACAAGGGGGCGTGTCAGGTTTAATTCCGTAGCGGGGATAAGGGTGGGGTGGAATTTAAGGTGATCACGGGCGCCCTGTTCCGAAGGCTCCATGGAATGACACTATGACACACACAGCTCACGAGCCACAACCCACAACAGAGACAAAGAGAGACATGGgaaattatttgtaatcttgtgtATACGTTGATTGGCCCTGCCTGCCGCGTGTGCGTGCGTGAGCGCGCATCTAGCAAAGCGGCGGATGCGCACTTCGGCATGTGCAATTTGTTCGTGACTCTTTTCTCCTGTCTTATTGCAGTGGCCAAACGCGACGCTGTTTACCCCGTGGTTTGCTTTGTTTTCACCACTGTTTTCTTCTATCATGGTTCCATTCCATCAAGGCATCGGGGCACTTGACTCTCCTCGATGATACATGATGTTCCTTTGGTAGTCAGAGAAAAATCTAGCACTCGGTCAACCAACGAATTGGGTATCACCAAGCACATAGAAACACAAAATAAACTGTGTGCAGTTTTAGAAAACCTAATAAGCATATCatgatttgttctttgattgtctCCTATCCGAATCACAAGACCGTCTCCCAAACTTGTATAAACTTCTAAATTAGTCTTTCCCGAAACCAATTTAGAAGTTCAAACAAATTTGGAAAACGGGCTTctagaagaagctgaaagagggTAGCTTTTGGGAGAAGCCCTTCTAGAAGCCGAAAAGGAATGGGTCTTCATGTGATTTCATCTTGTGTTATGTGGAACATATCGAATAACAAGAGTAATGTGGTGTTTGACTGAAAAGCCCTGTTTAGTGTGAAATATGTGTGGAATCTGGCTATTTCTTAACTAAGAATTTGGTGAATGACATTCAATGATCAAGAATGGAGTTGGTGCTgatgaccataaaagatgaaggtgaaagtgcatggagcccccatatgtggttttggtaattaatgacaatccctatggactaatgtttgcattgtgttatatttgtaggagttgtccataggcaatgcttgaaacatatgttagcttcaagattgcaataagaagcaaatgaagaagatcaagtgtcaaatatgtcttgaagatgaagatgaagtgagccctcaagtttaacttcaagacataaacgatgaagaatgaagaaataaagtgcaagttcaaaatgagccatctcgaagagatcatttgcttgaatcttggcatccatatggtgatcatggatatgtgaagatgcgctgaagaagaagctctcccatggtggattatggggagcaatccacaagacttcgtcaagcaagcacaatcaaaaaaggcattccatcttgttgcggtcaagatcgtcatcatcgagctcaagtggaatgcgcaagattaaggtttgctcttgatagggtttcttcctTACTGGTCTTGTgttttagttgggagaccggttataggttagttgccgtactatcaagagggctctcgagtgtaactcggtcgtatcgttcggagagagctcaaacatttgcatccttgcgtcatctttcttggttgctatttggatcttatccatgtggtgttttcTAGTTTGTGGTTATTCTCATGACAAACTCtatttcatcgaaaacggatttcacatagatcacttgttgcgttttttagtttggtgattttctcggtttctcatgttgaggtgttgcacctacAAAATTAATCTAAAATCATCCctcactagtttccatatttgttggggtagctcttgtcgtcccctttccaaaaaaaaaaaggtttcacTCAATTCGGAGCTACCAATCTTAAGATATTAAGTTTgctaggccggataatccggggccggatatttgcaaatatccggcccctgaaaaacggctaaggactaagcgGTCGAGCCCCCTGTATTCCCCCCGAATATTcgacccttacttaggccggattatccggcccctggTATAAATactcccccttcttcctccttgggttggtgcttctctcactctctctctctctctctcctccattgttgaccttgagaaacTTGCTCTATCTCTCgacccctccatgattcttgcccccatttgagggaaaagagagaggagatcttgatctacttttctaccaatcaaatccctctctttgtgagtggaatcctctagatcgtgatcttggagttctttgtgaattccctttgttcttcctctcttcttcccccacaagattttgtagctttggtggaattgGGAGCGAAGGACTTGACATTTCATTTGGTGCTTTAGTTTGAGCTTTCCACgaagattcgtggaagtgaaagtgaggagcttttactcttgggttcttggaatcctagacggattctagacctttgtggtgaattgttgggagcctccaatcaagttgtggatgtgtgccccaacctttgtgtaagaccCGGTTTCCACCTCAAAGGAAattccttagtggaaccgtgacttaGGTCTTTGTggagagggtcaccggagaataaggtgaggcgccttcgtggcgctcggtgtgtggtgtgactaccacatcttggggtgaggcttttgtggcgttggtgtgcatcgagcaaccacacctcaaggtgaggccatttgtggcgttcaggagcactaagccaccgcacctctccaacggagattagcactcgcaagagtgtgaacttcgaaataaatcatcgtctcccgcgtgcctcggttatctctaaacctgagctatttacttatgcactttgctttgtgatagccatcgtgtttgaagttatatatcttactatcacatagttgcttgtattgcttagtacaagttgttggtgcacataggtgaaccatagtatataggatttggacttgacaaagtaaacactagttttattccgcatttgttaatcccatctcgtaaaagttttaaaccgcttcTTTGGATGGATCACTACCTAGAAGACTTTAACGGCTTCTTCATCTCactattatttttcttttttcgaatAGGGGAACATAGCCTAGCCTGTGCATCAAAGTGATGCAAACGGCTTTCTTTATTTCAAAGTAGAAGTACCAAAGTATATTACATCCCATGGATCGCATAAAGTTGCAACGTGGATTTACCAACAAAATAGAGAAAATGAAAGGTGTCTAATCATGTTGGATTCTAAGCAATTGGCACCAACCACCTTGGTTGAAGATAGCCCGAATGACCGGCATCAGCTGAGTGCAACTAGGGTCCATATGTTCCCGTTGCTCCGCAGGAAGAAAGAAAGACCACATGTGAATCCAATACAAACCCCTGTAGATGACTGGCACAAAATTTGGAACCACGGTCTTGCTAAAAACCACATCGTTTCGCCAATTCCATATTGCCCAAACCAATGCACAAACTCCCACTCGAATTCTTGCATTAATAGAAGTTTCAATCCCGTTAAGCTAGTTGCCAAATATATTCACTAGTAGGCGGTGGAATACTAAAAGTGAAATGCACAACTCTCCACACGCATAGCAAAAGAACATAAAATAAAAAGATGATTAACAGATTCTTGAGcatcacagaaaacacatttcgtacaccCATGCCGATTCCTTTTTGCTAAATTGTCTTTGGTcagaataattttttttttgttaaggaaccacataaaagtcTTAATCTTAAGTGGCACCTTTAGCTTCCAAAGGTATTTTCGCAAGAACCTCGTACGATTGCTCATGAAGTCAGCATACATATAGACTTAACCGAAAATATCGCGGAGGTGGTCAGGTGCCATGAGAATCTGTCCAGTTCATCAACCAACTGAATCTCCATTAGTCTTCTACTACACAGAGGCCACTTATCTCTCGTTAAAGCACGCCGAAACTATTATTCAACGGCGAATGTGATTAGTCAGCAACATCCTTATTTAGAACAATGTTGAAGACAGGTGGATATTGAGCAGAAAGAGATTGATcatctaaccaaacatcttcccaaaatCGAATTTTCTCCCCATTGCCAATTATAAAAGAACCACTATCAAAGAACTCATCTTTGAATACCATTAGACCCTTCCAAAACCACGGTGGCCGAGGaactgaatcctatatgcataacCACCAAGAGGATGCTGAGGCAGTGCACGGGGTGATTGGCTGATCCTTGATGATCAAGCGCCGAAGACGAAGACTGAGACCTGGCGTTCTGTCAGCAAACCTACAGTCTTATCGATGGCTGAGTCCTGGAGTGTGTATACTCTAAGAAACTAGCAAACTCTAGTTCAAATTCGTGCAATGttcgttttttttaaaaaaattgtgcaATGCTCTGTCTAAAAACTTCTCTTTGGACCCTGGTTTGCCCTGGGATTTAGCTTTATTTCATGTTAATTGTATGATGTAAgtttcgtttctgatgaaatggaACTAGGAAGCGATCCCTATTATTTTAAAACAAACTTAACGATCAATTGCCACTACCATCCTTGCagctaaaaaaaaaatctcagtaccatcctcgtttcaaaaaaaaaaattctcagtaCCATCAAGCATCTGGGTACATATTGAAAATGGGTGGCAGTGGCAGGTACATTCACGCACGAGCACACAGATGCAGAGAAGTGCACATCCTCCGTCAGTGTTTATTCCCTGTCGTCCGAGGAACTGAATCCTATCTGCAAAACCACCAAGAGGATGTTGATGCAGTGCACGGGGTGATTGGCTGATCCTTGATGATCAAGCGCCGCTTTTGTGATCAAGACGAAGACTGAGACCTGGCGTTCTGTCACCAAAACTACAATCTTATCTATGGCTGAGTCGTGGAGTCTCTATCGGGCTCTAAGAAACCTAGCAAACTCTAGTTCAAATTCGTGCAATTTTcgtttttaaaaaaattgtgcaATGCTCTGTCTAAAAACTTCTGTTCGAACCCTGGTTGGCCCTGGGATTTACCTTTATTTCATGTTAATTGTATGCTGTAAgtttcgtttctgatgaaatggaACTAGGAAGCTATCCCTATTATTCTAAAAAATAAACTTAACAAGCAATTGCCAGTACCACCCTTGAAGCTTAAAACAAAATTCTCACTACCATCGAGCATCTCGGTACATATTGAAAATGGGTAGCAGGTACATTCACGCACGAGCACACAGATGCACAGAAGCACATTCTCCGCCAGTGTTTTATTCCCTGTCTCCGATCGATTCCCCCACACATTTCAGCTCCTTGTCAGTTGTCACTACTCAACCATGGCTGGCCATACCCTTCCTGGCTTCCTCTTCCGCCACCCGTGAGCGTCAGGTCTCTCTCACGCGTCTCTTTATGTTTACCAAAGCCGGCACTGGAATACCGGCCAGCTGCTACCAGCTCCATAGATACTTGCTGGAACAAGAGGACAATACGTGCCACACGCACTCGATCAGTGTATACTGCACTCGATAGCTCACGCTCTTGGGACGGTGGCTCAGCTTCGTGCAAGTGTGGATTAAATTGGTCACCCAGGGCCACTTTCCCACTCATCTACTACCCATTACCGTATGGAGTATGGCAAGTGCAAGCTCTTCCTTCTTCTTTAGGAACCCCAATATTCTGAGAGCACAACCTTTTCTCTCCCAAAACAGACGACATTTCTAAGCATCATTGCAAATGATTGTACATGCTTCTTTATCGTCACATTTCATAACCAGTTTTTGAGTGCGACTTCCGCTGCACAATGCTTTCTTCAGCATTCACAAAATTTACATGATCCAGTCTAGACTTGTGCCACATACATTCCAGAAAATTTCTGTAATAACGGAGCTACAGTGCATGCCAGTACAACACCACCAACGAAATAGGTGATTTAGTTTTACAAAGAACTATACCGCTACCATTCTGAAGGTGAAAGGCAGGTACGGCGGCGCATATGGACTATGGCTAAAAATTGAGAGAACGATAGATATAACCCAAGCGCCACACTCTCACTCTATGTTCTAATAGGGGAGTGGAAAAGAAAGCAGCAGAAGCCAGACAGAGTTTGCTGTACATGTACATGGAGAGTGCATTATTCTTTCCCTTGCTCTTCTTCCACAATATCTGCAATCTGGGAGCTACGGATCCCCCAAAAGGACTTCGGCTGCAGATGCTTCTTGGTGGTACTGAATAGCCAGCCTATGTTGGACCCGCACTCAGCACACGATGCGATAGTCCAAGCATATCTGCGTAACAGAATAACGTGCTTAGGGTGAACCATACATTCAAGAATTGTACAATGAACATGAAGGGGACTGATAA from Lolium rigidum isolate FL_2022 chromosome 4, APGP_CSIRO_Lrig_0.1, whole genome shotgun sequence encodes the following:
- the LOC124648437 gene encoding probable pectinesterase 53; translated protein: MASHARLLACVAVAVLLLVASGNVHAGRHGHGRAAHRHTKGLRPGKAAAAKAAKPYPANATSIERGFTRWVQFMGGLEHSVFQRALNRAPLPTTRTVVVDRTPGAGDFTSIQAAVDSLPVINLGRVVIRVNAGTYTEKVNISPLRAFVTVEGAGADKTVVQWGDTAGMVGPWARPLGTFASATFAVNSQYFVAKNITFKNTAPVPRPGALGKQGVAMRISADNAAFVGCNFVGGQDTLYDHLGRHYYRDCYIEGSVDFIFGNALSLYEGCHVHAVAPQYGALTAQNRKSLLDDTGFSFLNCRVTGSGALYLGRAWGTFSRVVFAYTYMDNIIIPRGWYNWGDPTREMTVFYGQYKCTGPGANYAGRVDWSRELTDEEAKPFISLSFIDGLEWLRL